One region of Fusobacterium periodonticum 1_1_41FAA genomic DNA includes:
- the tsf gene encoding translation elongation factor Ts, which produces MATVTAALVKELRERTGAGMLDCKKALETNDGDIEKAIDYLREKGITKAVKKAGRIAAEGLIFDAVTPDHKKAVILEFNSETDFVAKNEEFKEFGRKLVKLALERNAHQLEELNEAQIEGDKKVSEALTELIAKIGENMSLRRLAVVVAKDGFVQTYSHLGGKLGVIVEMSGEATEANLEKAKNIAMHVAAMDPKYLSEEEVTTSDLEHEKEIARKQLEEEGKPANIIEKILEGKMHKFYEENCLVDQVYVRAENKETVKQYAGDIKVLSFERFKVGDGIEKKEEDFAAEVAAQING; this is translated from the coding sequence ATGGCTACAGTAACAGCTGCTTTAGTAAAAGAATTAAGAGAAAGAACAGGAGCAGGAATGCTTGACTGTAAAAAAGCATTAGAAACTAATGATGGAGATATAGAAAAGGCAATAGACTACCTAAGAGAAAAAGGTATAACTAAAGCTGTTAAAAAAGCAGGAAGAATAGCAGCAGAAGGATTAATATTCGATGCAGTTACTCCTGATCACAAGAAAGCAGTTATTTTAGAGTTCAACTCTGAAACTGACTTCGTTGCAAAAAATGAAGAATTCAAAGAATTCGGAAGAAAATTAGTAAAACTTGCTTTAGAAAGAAATGCTCATCAATTAGAAGAATTAAATGAAGCTCAAATTGAAGGAGACAAAAAAGTTTCTGAAGCTTTAACTGAATTAATAGCTAAAATCGGAGAAAACATGAGCTTAAGAAGATTAGCTGTTGTAGTTGCAAAAGATGGTTTCGTACAAACTTACAGCCACTTAGGTGGAAAACTTGGAGTAATTGTTGAAATGTCTGGAGAAGCTACAGAAGCAAACTTAGAAAAAGCTAAAAACATAGCAATGCACGTAGCAGCTATGGATCCTAAATATTTATCAGAAGAAGAAGTTACAACTTCTGACTTAGAACATGAAAAAGAAATAGCTAGAAAACAATTAGAAGAAGAAGGAAAACCAGCTAATATAATTGAAAAAATATTAGAAGGAAAAATGCACAAATTCTATGAAGAAAATTGTTTAGTAGATCAAGTTTATGTAAGAGCTGAAAACAAAGAAACTGTTAAACAATATGCAGGAGATATAAAAGTTCTATCATTTGAAAGATTCAAAGTTGGAGATGGAATAGAAAAGAAAGAAGAAGATTTCGCTGCAGAAGTTGCTGCTCAAATCAATGGATAG
- the rpsB gene encoding 30S ribosomal protein S2, giving the protein MSVVSMKQLLEAGVHFGHQAKRWNPKMKKYIFTERNGIHVIDLHKSLKKIEEAYEEMRKIAEDGGKVLFVGTKKQAQEAIKEQAERSGMYYINNRWLGGMLTNFSTIKKRIERMKELERMDADGTLDSDYTKKEAAEFRKELSKLSKNLSGIRDMEKAPDAIYVVDVKMEELPVREAHLLGIPVFAMIDTNVDPDLITYPIPANDDAIRSVKLITSVIANAIVEGNQGHEHVEPQSEEVNVEEGSVE; this is encoded by the coding sequence ATGTCAGTTGTATCAATGAAACAATTATTAGAAGCTGGAGTTCATTTTGGACATCAAGCTAAAAGATGGAACCCAAAAATGAAAAAGTATATTTTCACAGAAAGAAATGGAATTCATGTAATTGATTTACACAAATCTTTAAAGAAAATAGAAGAAGCTTATGAAGAAATGAGAAAAATAGCTGAAGATGGAGGAAAAGTTTTATTCGTAGGAACTAAGAAACAAGCTCAAGAAGCTATTAAAGAACAAGCAGAAAGATCTGGAATGTATTACATCAACAACAGATGGTTAGGTGGAATGCTAACAAACTTCTCTACTATCAAAAAGAGAATTGAAAGAATGAAAGAATTAGAAAGAATGGATGCAGATGGAACTTTAGATTCTGACTACACTAAAAAAGAAGCTGCAGAATTCAGAAAAGAATTATCTAAATTATCTAAAAACTTATCTGGAATTAGAGATATGGAAAAAGCTCCAGATGCTATATATGTAGTAGATGTTAAAATGGAAGAATTACCAGTTAGAGAAGCTCATTTATTAGGAATCCCTGTATTTGCTATGATAGATACAAACGTAGATCCTGATTTAATAACTTACCCTATCCCTGCAAATGATGACGCTATAAGATCAGTAAAATTAATTACTTCTGTTATAGCTAATGCAATAGTTGAAGGAAACCAAGGACATGAACATGTAGAACCTCAATCAGAAGAAGTAAATGTTGAAGAAGGTTCAGTAGAATAA
- a CDS encoding Fic family protein has protein sequence MNIIVEKMTNEYIDDLLVRAAHHSTAIEGNTLTLGDTISILIHNYIPKGMTEREYYEVKNYKKAFELLLKADRVISTDLIKNYHRYIMENLREDNGEFKKIQNIILGSVIETTKPYLVPTVIEDWCQNLEYRLNNAKTDEEKIEAILDQHIKFEKIHPFGDGNGRTGRLLIIHSCLKENLAPILIPKEEKGKYINFLTSENIKEFVKWGIELENKERERIELFHNKERG, from the coding sequence ATGAATATTATTGTAGAAAAAATGACAAATGAATATATAGATGATTTATTAGTTAGAGCAGCACATCATTCCACAGCTATTGAAGGAAATACTCTGACTTTAGGTGATACCATTTCTATTCTTATTCACAATTATATTCCTAAAGGAATGACAGAAAGAGAATACTATGAGGTCAAAAATTATAAAAAAGCTTTTGAATTACTTTTAAAAGCTGATAGAGTAATTTCAACTGATTTAATTAAAAATTACCATAGGTATATTATGGAAAATTTGAGAGAAGATAATGGAGAATTTAAAAAGATACAAAATATTATTTTAGGCTCAGTTATTGAGACAACTAAACCATATTTAGTTCCAACTGTTATAGAAGATTGGTGCCAAAATTTAGAATATAGACTGAATAATGCAAAGACAGATGAAGAAAAGATAGAAGCAATATTGGATCAACATATAAAATTTGAAAAGATTCATCCTTTTGGAGATGGAAATGGAAGAACTGGAAGATTATTAATTATCCATAGTTGTTTAAAAGAAAATTTGGCTCCTATTTTAATTCCAAAAGAAGAAAAAGGAAAATATATAAATTTTTTAACGTCTGAAAATATCAAAGAATTTGTTAAATGGGGGATAGAATTAGAAAATAAAGAAAGAGAAAGAATAGAATTATTTCATAATAAAGAAAGGGGATAA
- a CDS encoding aminotransferase class I/II-fold pyridoxal phosphate-dependent enzyme yields the protein MSKLDQNKTPLFTVLKDEYVRRNILPFHVPGHKRGKGVDKEFYNFMGEAPFSIDVTIFKMVDGLHHPKSCIKEAQELLADAYGVKHSFFAVNGTSGAIQAMIMSVIKAGEKILVPRNVHKSVSAGIILSGSEPVYMNPEIDENLGIALGVKPQTVENMLKQDPDIAAVLLINPTYYGVATDLKKIADIVHSYDIPLIVDEAHGPHLHFHDELPVSAVDAGADICTQSTHKILGSMTQMSVIHVNSDRVNVEKVKQILSLLHTTSPSYPLMASLDCARRQIATEGQELLTKAIELAKYFRREANRIPGIYCFGEELVGKEGFFAFDPTKITISAKELGLKGGELESLLVDDYNIQMELSDYYNTLGLVTIGDTEESIDRLLDALRDISKRFFGKGKTLEKNNIKLPETPELVLMPREAFYSEKNKVPFKESVGKISGEMIMAYPPGIPIIIAGERISQDIIDHIEELKEADLHIQGMEDPELETINVIEEEDAVYLYTEKMKNVLIGVQTNLGVNKTGTEFGPDDLIQAYPDTFDEMELITVERQKEDFNDKKLKFKNTVLHTCEKIAKRVNEAVIDGYRPILVGGDHSISLGSVAGVSLEKEIGILWISAHGDMNTPESTLTGNIHGMPLALIQGLGDRELVNCFYEGAKVDSRNIVIFGAREIEVEERKIIEKTGVKIVYYDDILRKGIDNVLEEVKDYLKVDNLHISIDMNVFDPEIAPGVSVPVRNGMSSDEMFKSLKFAFKNYSVTSADITEFNPLNDTNGKTAELVDDIVQYMMNPDY from the coding sequence ATGTCAAAATTAGATCAAAATAAAACACCGTTATTTACAGTATTAAAAGATGAATATGTAAGAAGAAATATACTTCCATTTCATGTTCCTGGACATAAAAGAGGTAAAGGAGTAGATAAAGAGTTTTATAACTTTATGGGAGAGGCTCCTTTTTCTATAGATGTAACAATATTTAAAATGGTTGATGGATTACATCATCCAAAAAGTTGTATAAAAGAAGCTCAAGAGTTATTAGCAGATGCCTATGGAGTAAAACATAGCTTTTTTGCAGTAAATGGAACTTCTGGAGCAATACAAGCAATGATAATGTCAGTTATCAAAGCTGGAGAAAAAATATTAGTACCAAGAAACGTACACAAATCAGTATCAGCTGGAATTATTCTAAGTGGATCTGAACCTGTGTACATGAATCCTGAAATAGATGAAAACTTAGGAATTGCTTTAGGGGTAAAACCTCAAACAGTTGAAAATATGTTGAAACAAGATCCTGATATAGCTGCTGTACTTTTAATAAATCCAACTTATTATGGAGTGGCAACAGACCTTAAAAAGATAGCAGATATAGTTCATAGCTATGACATACCTTTAATTGTTGATGAAGCACATGGACCTCATTTACATTTCCATGATGAATTACCAGTGTCAGCAGTTGATGCAGGAGCAGATATCTGTACTCAAAGTACACATAAAATTTTAGGTTCAATGACTCAAATGTCGGTTATTCATGTAAACTCAGATAGAGTAAATGTTGAAAAAGTAAAACAAATTTTAAGTTTACTTCATACAACATCTCCATCTTATCCATTGATGGCATCTCTTGACTGTGCAAGAAGACAAATAGCTACTGAAGGACAAGAATTACTTACTAAAGCTATTGAGCTTGCTAAATACTTTAGAAGAGAAGCTAATAGAATTCCTGGAATTTACTGTTTTGGTGAAGAGCTTGTTGGAAAAGAAGGTTTCTTTGCTTTTGACCCAACAAAAATAACTATATCAGCTAAAGAATTAGGACTTAAGGGTGGAGAACTTGAAAGTCTACTTGTAGATGACTACAATATCCAAATGGAATTATCAGATTATTATAACACTTTAGGACTTGTTACTATAGGTGATACAGAAGAAAGTATAGATAGATTACTTGATGCTTTAAGAGATATCAGTAAGAGATTTTTTGGAAAAGGAAAGACTTTAGAAAAAAATAATATAAAACTTCCTGAAACACCTGAATTAGTATTGATGCCAAGAGAAGCGTTCTACAGTGAAAAGAATAAAGTTCCATTCAAGGAAAGTGTAGGAAAGATTTCTGGTGAAATGATAATGGCATATCCACCTGGTATACCAATAATCATTGCTGGAGAAAGAATCAGTCAAGATATAATAGATCATATAGAAGAATTAAAAGAAGCAGATCTACATATTCAAGGTATGGAAGATCCAGAACTTGAAACTATAAATGTAATTGAAGAAGAAGATGCTGTTTACTTATATACTGAAAAGATGAAAAATGTACTTATTGGAGTACAAACAAATCTTGGAGTTAATAAGACAGGTACAGAGTTTGGACCTGATGATTTAATTCAAGCATATCCAGATACTTTTGATGAAATGGAATTAATCACAGTTGAAAGACAAAAAGAAGATTTCAATGATAAGAAATTGAAATTCAAAAATACAGTTTTACATACTTGTGAAAAGATAGCTAAGAGAGTTAATGAAGCAGTTATTGATGGGTATAGACCAATACTTGTTGGAGGAGACCACTCAATTTCATTAGGAAGTGTAGCAGGGGTTTCTTTAGAAAAAGAAATTGGAATCTTATGGATAAGTGCTCATGGAGATATGAATACTCCTGAAAGTACATTGACAGGAAATATCCATGGAATGCCTCTAGCTTTAATTCAAGGGCTTGGAGATAGAGAACTTGTAAACTGTTTCTATGAAGGAGCTAAAGTAGATAGCAGAAACATAGTTATCTTTGGAGCGAGAGAAATTGAAGTAGAAGAAAGAAAAATTATAGAAAAAACTGGAGTAAAAATAGTTTACTATGATGATATTTTAAGAAAAGGAATAGATAATGTTTTAGAAGAAGTTAAAGATTATCTAAAAGTAGATAACCTACATATCAGTATAGATATGAACGTCTTTGACCCAGAAATTGCTCCTGGAGTATCTGTACCAGTTAGAAATGGAATGTCATCTGATGAAATGTTTAAATCATTGAAGTTTGCATTTAAAAACTATTCAGTTACATCAGCAGATATAACTGAATTTAACCCATTGAATGATACTAATGGAAAAACAGCAGAACTTGTTGATGATATAGTTCAATATATGATGAACCCAGATTATTAA